GCATGGGACGGTTCAGGGAGCGCCGCGGCGAGCGCGGACTCCGCCGGCTGTTCACGCCCGACGAGCTCGCCTACTGCCTCCGGCTCGCCGTGCCCGAACGCTCGCTCGCCGCGCGCTTCGCCGCCAAGGAGGCGTTCTTCAAGGCGATCGGGACCGGCTACGGCCGGGAGGGCGGCGGCTGGACCGAGGTCGAGGTCCTCCGCGAGCCGTCCGGCCGCCCCGGCATCCGGCTCCACGGCCGCGCCGCCCGGTTCGCCGCCGGGCGCGGCGTCCGGCGCATCCACCTGTCTCTCTCCCACACCGACGACGTGGCCGCCGCGTTCGTCGTGCTGGAGGGGTGATGGATCTCGCGTCCGCTCACCCGGCCGCGGCCGCACCCGGCCGCGCGCCACCACCGCCCCGGATGGGCATGGATCTGGCGCGGCCCCGCGGACGGTCCGGCCCCGGCGGGGCGTCGGCGAGCCTCTTGCGCAAACGCTGCCGGGCATACACTATGATGCGCCGCGTTCAAGCCTGCCGACGTCGGCCGCAATTC
The nucleotide sequence above comes from bacterium. Encoded proteins:
- the acpS gene encoding holo-[acyl-carrier-protein] synthase, with translation MVLGTGIDLVPVARMGRFRERRGERGLRRLFTPDELAYCLRLAVPERSLAARFAAKEAFFKAIGTGYGREGGGWTEVEVLREPSGRPGIRLHGRAARFAAGRGVRRIHLSLSHTDDVAAAFVVLEG